The proteins below are encoded in one region of Paralysiella testudinis:
- a CDS encoding ABC transporter permease, producing MSRATDSLWQRARARFRQHKRALWSARVLLLLFALSLLAPLWSNDKPLWLHYQGQSYFPLFNTYYETDFGGDFATPADYLDPYLRQLLSENGNRMLMPPNPYGPNTLNDFDTAPFPAAPNAQHWLGTDDRGRDILARLVYGFRDSLLFALALTAVATAIGIVVGAVQGYFGGRVDLVTQRFLEIWGGLPELYLLIILSSFFNPSLLLLLLLLSLFGWMGLSDYVRAEFLKNRQMDYVLAAKSMGVPNRAIMWRHILPNSLTPVLAFLPFRISGAVLALTSLDFLGLGVPASQASLGELLAQGKDNLDAWWIGLSAFAVLTTMLLLLIFIGEGLRQALDARQEADNG from the coding sequence ATGAGCCGCGCCACCGACAGCTTGTGGCAACGCGCGCGAGCGCGTTTCAGGCAGCATAAACGGGCGCTGTGGAGTGCGCGCGTGTTGCTGCTGCTGTTTGCCCTGTCGCTGCTGGCGCCGCTGTGGAGCAACGACAAACCGCTGTGGCTGCACTATCAGGGGCAGTCTTATTTTCCGCTGTTCAATACCTATTATGAAACCGATTTTGGCGGCGACTTTGCTACCCCCGCCGATTATCTCGACCCCTATCTGCGCCAATTGCTCAGCGAAAACGGCAACCGCATGCTGATGCCGCCCAATCCCTACGGCCCCAATACCCTCAACGACTTCGACACCGCGCCGTTTCCGGCCGCCCCCAATGCCCAGCACTGGCTCGGCACCGACGACCGCGGCCGCGATATTTTGGCGCGGCTGGTATACGGTTTTCGCGATTCGCTGCTGTTTGCGCTGGCGCTCACTGCAGTGGCCACCGCCATCGGCATTGTGGTGGGCGCGGTGCAAGGCTATTTCGGCGGGCGGGTAGACCTGGTTACGCAGCGTTTTCTGGAAATTTGGGGCGGGCTGCCGGAATTGTATTTGCTGATTATTTTGTCGTCGTTTTTCAACCCCAGCTTATTGTTGTTGCTATTGCTGCTGTCGCTGTTTGGCTGGATGGGCTTGTCGGACTATGTGCGTGCCGAATTCCTCAAAAACCGGCAAATGGACTATGTGCTGGCGGCCAAAAGCATGGGCGTGCCCAACCGCGCGATTATGTGGCGGCATATTCTGCCCAACAGCCTCACGCCGGTGTTGGCGTTTTTGCCGTTCCGCATTTCCGGCGCGGTGTTGGCGCTCACCAGCTTGGACTTTCTGGGCTTGGGCGTGCCCGCCAGCCAAGCCAGCTTGGGCGAATTGCTGGCGCAAGGCAAAGACAATCTGGACGCGTGGTGGATTGGTTTATCCGCCTTTGCCGTGCTCACCACCATGCTGCTGCTGTTGATTTTTATCGGCGAAGGGCTGCGCCAGGCGC
- a CDS encoding ABC transporter permease subunit: protein MLRYILKRLLLLIPTLLGILAITFAVIQFVPGGPVEQMVAQLSNNQAGAESSGGGSVGWQKGGHLGADEIAELNKLYGFDKPPLQRFGDMLWRFARFDLGDSFFHHQSVGQLIIDKLPVSISLGWWTFLLTYLICIPLGIAKAVYDGSRFDAASSLLILVGYAIPPFVLGLVLLVLFGGGSFWAVFPLGGLTSDNWADLSLGQKITDYLWHMALPITAMVAGNLAVMTVLTKNVFLEEIRRQYVYTARAKGLPERQILLKHVFRNALIPLITGFPAAFIGAFFTGSLLIETLFSLDGLGLLSYQAVIKRDYPVVMGTLYVFTLLGLLAKLLSDLSYMWIDPRIHFDGQER from the coding sequence ATGCTGCGCTACATCCTCAAACGTCTGCTGCTGCTGATCCCCACTTTGCTGGGGATTTTGGCCATTACCTTTGCGGTAATCCAATTTGTGCCCGGCGGGCCGGTGGAGCAGATGGTAGCGCAGCTAAGCAATAATCAGGCCGGGGCGGAGAGCAGCGGTGGCGGCAGTGTGGGCTGGCAAAAGGGCGGCCATTTAGGTGCGGACGAGATTGCCGAGCTCAACAAGCTCTACGGCTTCGACAAGCCGCCCTTGCAGCGCTTTGGCGATATGCTGTGGCGTTTTGCCCGTTTTGACTTGGGCGACAGCTTTTTCCACCACCAAAGTGTGGGGCAATTGATTATTGATAAATTGCCGGTGTCGATAAGCCTGGGCTGGTGGACGTTTCTGCTCACTTATCTGATTTGCATTCCCTTGGGCATTGCCAAAGCGGTGTACGACGGCTCGCGCTTCGATGCCGCCAGCAGCCTGCTGATTTTGGTGGGCTATGCCATTCCGCCGTTTGTGTTGGGATTGGTATTGCTGGTGTTGTTTGGCGGCGGCAGCTTCTGGGCGGTGTTTCCGCTGGGCGGCCTCACCAGCGACAATTGGGCCGATTTGAGCCTGGGGCAGAAAATCACCGACTACCTCTGGCACATGGCCTTGCCGATTACCGCCATGGTGGCGGGCAATCTGGCGGTGATGACGGTGCTCACCAAAAACGTGTTTTTGGAAGAAATCCGCCGCCAATATGTGTATACCGCCCGCGCCAAAGGGCTGCCTGAACGGCAGATTTTGTTGAAACACGTGTTTCGCAATGCGCTGATTCCGCTGATTACCGGTTTTCCGGCGGCGTTTATCGGCGCTTTTTTCACCGGCAGCCTGCTGATTGAAACCCTGTTTTCGCTCGACGGCTTGGGGCTGTTGTCTTACCAAGCGGTGATTAAGCGCGATTATCCGGTGGTGATGGGCACGCTGTATGTGTTTACCTTGCTGGGGTTGTTGGCCAAATTGCTGTCGGATTTATCCTATATGTGGATAGACCCGCGCATTCACTTTGATGGGCAAGAGCGATGA
- a CDS encoding DUF2788 domain-containing protein encodes MDEAQFASWAMKICLSILIIFLGFIVWDLGKKSQAGKFGTAILFLVLGLGVTGFLFKEALISLIMHFK; translated from the coding sequence ATGGATGAAGCACAATTTGCCAGCTGGGCAATGAAAATCTGCCTGAGCATTCTGATTATTTTTCTGGGCTTTATTGTTTGGGATTTGGGCAAAAAATCGCAGGCGGGCAAGTTTGGCACCGCGATTTTGTTTTTGGTGTTGGGCTTGGGTGTGACCGGATTTTTGTTTAAAGAAGCCTTAATCAGCTTGATTATGCATTTTAAGTAA